From Antechinus flavipes isolate AdamAnt ecotype Samford, QLD, Australia chromosome 1, AdamAnt_v2, whole genome shotgun sequence:
cacatatacaatacacatacatctaaaataattttaatatggctgacatagaTGAGTATATTATTTCTGAACTGggttatctcttttttccattgtttcatgaGTTGATATGACCCAGATCAGTCTGTCATTTGGCAACTAATCTCCTAGGATACAGCCTTTCCACACTTAGCCAGGTTAGCCCCCAATTGGAAAGGGATGGAAGAAAAAAGTTCCTCCAGGACTGGGTTCCCAGGAGTTTCTCAGCCCATTAAAGCCTATGGTCGCAAAGCTTTTACAAGCATAGACTTTTTCTATCTTATACTCTGATTATCTCCCACAGACTGTAACTGTAACATAAGCAGGACCTAGGTCATCAATCCTCTTCCATTTCCTACCTACCTGCTCTAAGGGGAGAGACTAGGACTTCTCCTGTACCTTCCACCACAGTGAGCTTTTAAAGGCTAAGAACTTACCCTGAGGTCAATAACTAGCTGCTGGGTGATTTAATGGGTAGAGCTCTAGACATAGAATCAGggagaactgaatttgaatgcTACGTCGCAGTCTTACTAGCTAGGTAATCCTACCcaagtcattctctctctctctgtctctctctctgtctctctctctctctctctgtctctctctctgtctctctctctctctctctctctctccccctccctcctctctctccctctctgtctcattctctgtctctctctctctctctctctctctctctctctctctctctctctccaggagCCTTTCCCTGAAATGGGTTTCCTTGCTGTGTGGGCTGCCATCGAGTTAGGAAGCAGGCCCTAAGGCCAAGCCTTTCCATGAAACTCTTTCAAATCAAACTTTTGACATCCATTACTACATCTTCCATATCTTCCatattcttcttcactttccccctttaaaacttttcaaaaatcttattttttttcttttctttttatcttttatcttagGGATAGTTGAGGTTTTAGCTGCAGGACTTAGCTACAGTTCAATTTATGTCCAGAGAGCTGAGCTACATAGAGTAGAAGATATAGGGGTTGCTTGTAGGTATCTTGCTGAGGAGGTCCTAGCTGAGTTGAATTCTTTAGCGAATCTGATAAAGAATAGTGGCTACAATTGGTGTTTTGTCGATTCTTGTGGCTAAGTTTTTGCCATGGCTCCATATTGATTATTCCTGGGGTACTCTGGGTTATCTGGGGCAGGCGCATGTGATAGAAGTTAGCTAaatagtgcaatggataaagttccagggcctggagtcagaaagtctctCCTGGagtttggcttcagacacttattaactgtgtgatcctggattaAATCACTTTATCTGTTTGCctctcctcatctgtcaaatgaactagagaaagaaatggcaaaccattccaatatctttgtcaagaaaagctcaaatgaaattacaaagagtcagacgtgactgaaatcACTCAACATGTGATTTATCTTTCAAAgatatgttgtatttttttttagataatgagATTATTTTTGATTGTGGAAAGTTGTTCTTGATATCCCTTAATTCCCATTGATCAGGGAGAAGAGATAGAACTGTTTCCCTAATAGAGGACCCCATAACAGTGGAAAAACAAGCTCACAGGTTGAGCCCACCCAAAGAAAGTACTGCTTCCAGAACAAGATGGGTTTGCAGACAGTTTAATGAGATGCATATAAAGGAAcccatttcccctctttctttcttgccCCATCCATCAACCTCTACAAGACCACTCATAGGAGTGACTCGCAGGAGGACAGAACCCCAGAAAACTGATCACACTCTCAACACATtttttcagaggatgaaactgAAGGACACATGAaaggacttgtccagagtcacagagggAGTCATGGAAAGAGCAGGAAAGTAGACCCCATGTGTCTAGGACTGGGAAGCTTCTGAGGCAATCAAAGAGGAGACtgtgatttggagaaggaagctTCAAGGAGAAAAGGCTCAGAAAGACACAGGGTCAAAGAGACAGGGAAGTATAGGAACTGGGATGACTTAATGGGACTGTCTGGGATTAGACATTAATTGGGCTTGTAGGGAAGCATGGGAAAATATGCTCGTTGATCCAACCCACGAAGCTTGAGACACGTGTGTAGAGGCCAGGTCTGTGGGCAATGCCACAGCCTAATCCCCAACTGACCACCCCAGCCTGCTTCCAGGAGTCCCCAACTTTGCAGACCAGAGGGCCCCCAGAGTCACCCTAAAAAACAGGAGAGCATCTGTTAGCATGATCCAAAGTTTTCAGTGGGGGGGGGGACTCTGAGGTGTAATGGGGTAGAGGTGGAaacaggaagggaagggggaggctgTGATGAGAGGGAGCCATCCAGAGTCTCTCACCTGACAGGAGTCTACTTGGGTTTTGCCAGCACATAGAAAGTTATCCTTAATTATCTTCATATCCGAGCTAGTGCGTGTTCCCTTGTGGTACTCTTCATCACAATAATGTGTATCCAACAAAGGCACTTTCACCTGCCTCAGGGTGTAGGGTGGGGGCAAGTGTACTGCAGAAGAAAGAGACAGTGGAATATTGGtccagagaggaagaagagatccCAGGGATTAAAAGCATCTCTCCTTGGGGTCTAAGGACCAGGCAACCAAGAGCTGGGATGGAGCCCAAATCTGAGGCCCATCTTCTCTGTGCTGGAGGGGTAAGCTTGGGTAGTCCCAATTTATGGGACAATGTTTCCATTCTGGGGGAACTGGTACCCAAGTGCCATGATGCACAATAAGCTATGTTGAGTTGGGCAAAGGAGTGAGTACTACCCTGGCTTCTGGAAAGAATTGGAGAGGGGAATGAGAAATTGGGACAAGAGATCATCAGGTCTGTGTGATGGTCCAGATCATATAGGAGGTCACAGAGGAGTCAATTAACTATCTTATTAATCAGCTCACCATCCCTGAAACTCTCCAGCCCTAAAGTCTCTTCCCTGGCTACCTTGACCCATCTAAGACAGTTGGGTGGCACCATAGATACAGTGGAtagtatctgaaatcagaaaggaCTGTGCTAATGTGACCTAAGATATttcctaattatgtgaccctagcaagtcatttaatttctggctgcctcaatttcctcatctgtaaaatgaagattgtGACTATGAAATGAAATATCTGTAAAGTATTTCACAAAGCTTAGTGCTATGTAAATTCTATGATAATAATGTATTGTCTCCCTCTGTTAGAATGTAATTTCTTCACGGAGGGGGACTGTCTCACTTTTTTTTAACccccaaagcttagcacagtCCTGGAAactagtaagtgctaaataaatgctttgttcattcatgaattcattcattcaatagcCTCGTTTTATAAACAAAGATACTGGGTCTCAGAAAAggatgcatcagttcatatagctaataagtagcaCAGTccacatttgaacacaggttcttTTAACTCCAACCCATTCAGCCTGCTGCTATAAGAGACATGgaagaggcagctaagtggctcctggatagagcacagccctggagtcaggaggacaggAGTTCAAATTAGGCGTGACACACTTTTAGCGCTGTaggatcctgggcaattcacttaacctcaattgcctcaggaaacaaaaacaaaaaaaaaaaaagatacttctaAAAAGAGAGATGTGGGACACAGACAACAAGGAGTCTGAGATGGAACCACAGATCTGAGACATCTTTGTCCATGGAGCTAAGGACCCATAATTCTTATGAAATAGTTTGAATTctaactttttctccttccctccttccccccctcagttATTAGCATGCTTAGCTTTGATCCTGGTCCTGCACCAGCACAGAGGAATCGGAGAAGCCCCATGAAGccccatttccttctcaatgCTCACCTCCAGAATTAAGATCCCCCCAGCCAGTTACCCAGCACTCCGAATCCAAGGGGAATGTCTCTGTGGCATTAGGAAGACTAATAAGCTTGATATGACTGGACAGCTCCACAGGGTTCTTCAGTTTCAGCAGAGCGATATCCCAACCCCGATTAACAAAAGTGTAGTTGGGATGAATAATAATCTTTGACAGGGGCAGTAGTTTGTCCTCATAATAAAGGTGCTGTTCTCTCAGTTGGATCCTAAATAGTGAAGGCTCCCTTGGAATgctgggggaagagagaaagaaatgttccTTCAAGACACCTGAAGCTACAGTTAAGTTCAACAACCCCAGGACTCAATTCTCTCACCTTCATCCCCTGATGCTTATCCCTGCAGACATAAGGTCTGAGCATCTCTGGACCTCCCACAATCTTCTAAAGCTTTAAGGATTTCCAGCtcacctttctttctctctcctgggTTTCCCAGTAAAATAATAGTGATGGTACCCCACAAGCATAAGGTgctttttggtttaaaaaatgcATAGCCCTCAACTTTCATCTTTGAGGAAACCAGATCAAGGACTGTTATCCCTGttattcaaaggaagaaatttagaTCTAAAGAAATAAGTAAACAACTTATCCAAAGCTATACAGTGACTCAATGACAGAGTCTAGGAAAATCTGGatttcctgactcccagccctCAGCTTGCCTccactttccttccctcccatgaTAGGTTCATTCATATCCATCCAGTTGAGTGGAGAGGGGGAGACTTACGTGCCAAAGCAGTGGGCAGCTGTCAGTATCCATTGGGGGTGGATGAGGGAGCCACCACAGAAGTGCATCCAGTACAGACCGTCAAAAATCCTGAGACTGACCTGCCAGAGCCACATCCCCTTTGTAGCTTCCTGGCCTCCAACAATGCCAACTTGTTCCCTGTCTAAGCAGAGAGAAAAATGACTGTGCCAGGATGTATTCGGACATCCAGCTTTCCTGCAAAGGCTTCACGCATCTGCAGGGACCATCCTCTTCTTCCAAAATGATTTGCTGAGTTTCAGCTGAGGGATCACATTCCTTTCCATAACAAGAATTCTATCAGcaatattaatgatgatgatatgatcAACAACATTTGTTAAGGACCTGACACTTGTATAGCTCAGTGAGTTTTGCAGTGAATTAcctatataatctcatttgattctacgacaaccctgtgagatagatattaaaggaattgtaATTTAACAAATATGAAAACTGACAATCATAAAGAAAGAATAAGTGCCCAGAgccacccagctaataagtatcagtgatgggaaatgaatgtgagtGCCTTTCTGATGCCATATGCTAGGAACACCGTTTTCCAGTGTTTCCCACTGCCCCGAGGACTCCTCATCCCATCCTAGAGGAAGAATGGAAGCATCCTCATATGTCTCCCTCGTCATGAGATTATTGCAAGGCTAGGTACTTGAAGATCAGGCAGAGAAAATCACCTTGAATCAGAGGGATTGAACTCCCCAGGAGGGGAAGGGTCAGGAACAGCAggcataacatctgaaggaaaagagaggaaactaAAGTCAGCAGAGTGCAGACCTGGATGCCAGGGGCTGAATTAAAGCTCCTCTGAAGTGTGGGGCTAGGAGGTGGAGTTTTAGATATCAGGTTATTGTAAAGGATTAGGATTCTTACCTTGTCCAAGTTCCCTTATTGTGTCCTCCCCATTAGTTAGCCCTCTACTTATCCTCTAAGGGCAGGAagtagaggagggagggaggataggGTCAACCCAGCCCTCTTCTTGAAAATGGAGGGGGATGATGAAGAAGGTGGAGGAAGTAGAGCTGGAAATGCATGGAGAAGTCTGATTAGATGCCTATGTTCCTGTCCTCTCCCCTTCCATTTTCATCTTACTTCTAATCCTCGATTCTGGAAGTCAAATGATCTGTGAGAACTATAACCCAACCATGTATTTTCCCCCTCagtatttacataacactttccTTTGACCctctaaaaatcatttattatgtaACTTTATGTAATATTAATTATCTGTGTTTCTGACTTTTCCTCCTCTTGGATTGTAAACTCTAAGAATCTAAATATCTAAGCTTTAAAGCCCTCAATTGCAGTTCAATGTTCTTCTTACACtaaatatttaattcatattgaataaatgaataaataagatcATAAGTTCAAAAATGTTAGAGTTGGAATGAACTTCAGAGACTTCTTGTCCAATTCCAGTCAGAGATCAGAAAACTAAAACCCAGAGACCTCGTCCAAggcaagttaaatgatttgttgaaggtcacataggtagtaaattaTTCAATTTTCTGGACAATTCTACAAAGCTATTCCAAGCCTACCTTCCCCCATCATGATTCTCATCTATTCCTTCTTGATCCTAAAGAGGGAATGGCTTCTACCTAATAACACATGAACTTGTGGATTTGCCTACCAAAGGAATATTGGGAAAAACCTGTTCCCAAAATCTACCAGACATACTCAATCTCTGATTATGCAAAACTATTCTTATTTCTATGGTGGACTAAAGGGGATTCCCACTATCACCACCAATGCAATACTCCAGGGAGATGCAGAATCTCATCATATTGTTAGTCCTCCAACAGTgcagcaggagtcctcaaactatggcttgtgggccagatgcggcagcagaggatgattatccccctcacccaaggctatgaagtttctttatttaaaggcccacaaaacaaagtttttgtttttactatagtcaggccctccaacagtctgagggacagtgaactggtcccctattttaaaagtttgaggacccctgtaactGTCCATGTCTGCCTATACTAAACAGCTCTTATCCATGTTCTTTATAAGTTCCCAAGGATTCTCTCCAATTGATTGAGAATCTTCTTTGCTGTTTCTTGACAGTGAGAGGAAGCCAGCGGAGCATAAGATCTGTCTAATGGCTATTCCTTGCTCTCATAATATGGCTAGTCTACTTTCTTTTCTAGTccatacatttctcttttttttattttttattttttgctttttttgctgaggcaattggggttaagtgacttgtccagggtcacacagctaggaagtattaagtgtccaaggctagatttgaactcaggtcctcctgacttcagggttagtgttCTAAACCaatgcaccacctacctgccccaagtCCATACATTTATTTAGTGATATCCCTTACACTAATCATGTACCTCTTCATTACCCTATATATAAGCCTCAGATCCAGTTCTTCAGAAACTGCCATTTCAGGACTCCTAGTCATACAATATTGCCAAAAGGATGCAATACTAAAACAATGAGTTTTTGTTTCTGGGAAAGATGGtgaataattcaaaataatttgcaCTATCCCCAAAGGCAATCCAGCCTAGTCTCCTTTTCAATTTTCAAgttcttaaaatatattcatttgtcATAAAGATCAGAGATCAGTTCTAAAGGCTGCATAAAGATACATATCATACACTCTGAAAAAAGGGCATTCTTGCTCCACGTTTTTGTGTGTCTTTTGCTTTGAATAGATAATTAGACCAAAATCTTTTTAATGACTATGAATCATTTCAACTGCCTCTGCAATGATCTTGGACTGGAAGCAATCAGCacaatgccatctgcatctgCAGCATCCAGAAGACCTCACCATCTCTAGATGAGTTGATGTCTGCACTGGATCTACTCCATTATGTGCTGAAACACAAAACTCATTTTATGACCCAATTCTTATTAATAATCAAAGAATTGCTAAAGAAAATTGTCTTTGATTAAATGTTTTAAGCAACCTTGTATAAATAAGCTCTATTGGAAAAGAGCTAATCAGGTTTTGTCCTTGTATCAAAAGAAATAGGTATTGTTAATGACCAACAATAAACAGAGTGGGATCATGTGTAATCTATACATTTCAGTAAATTAGGTGATGGTAAAGGTATGGACTGCCATGGAATATCTTCCCAAAATCTGTCTGTTCCCTGAAAAatactgctttttctttttgaatgtgagattcttgagaacagggattgtcttgcttttctatttgtatctccatcACATAGCATAGCGCTTAGTGCATAgtgagaatttaataaatgcattttcattcattcattagtcTCATCAAGGATGCCCTAGATTTCATATAAATGTGAAAGTagtcatatttatttttagctGAGAATATTTTCTCATGACCATTTTAGATGTCAAAATAAGCTCTGAGTGTTTCCCATACTTTTATCATCTTTATGTCCTTCAGATAGCCTGAGAATCAATTTCTCATTGTTGCCAGAATTGTATTTCTTCCACTACAGACCTCCATTATGTACTTGATCTAGTCCAACTATTTCCCCTATCTTTATTTTCTCCAGCACCATTTCTTGTTTCCTCAAGAAGTTATCATTAGGACCCTGAGGGAAAATTGCAGCCACATCATTGTAATGTTGGCCATCTCTCCTCCACTTTCCCATTCCCAGAAACTATGTGACTGCAATGTTATGGTATTAATGTAGTGTCTATTCTGTCCAGGGAGAACATATAGAATGTTCATAAACAAgtatagaaaaacagaaatattaaatatatcctttactagccacaatgcaataaaaattgtaaaatgaaaggccCTTAAAGAAAGTctcatatttaatttaaatggagactaatttaatcctaaagatttggtgagtcaaagaataaatcacagaaaGCACGGACAAACTAATCAAAGACAATTAAAATGATGttataatatgacaaaaaaattttgaaacagcTAGAGTAGTCCTTagcagaaattttatatctctggacAGTTATgtaaagaaatagagacagaatgtGTCATTTAATTGAgtacaaaatgaaaaacatttttaaagtcacaaaaaaacaataaacactgaaataaaaattctgaaaatcaaagtagacattaataaaattcagtttaaaaaattccattgaattgataaataaaaactagtctttaaaaaaactaattggaCTAATCAAAATGAAGTATCATTaatgaagaagaataagaaccatAGCCTCATAAGtaaatgatcacaaaatataaacaggtaattctctttttttttttggggggggggggttaactgacttgctcaagatcacacaattaatatctgaggctgaatttgaactcaggtctggtgctctatctactgcaccatctagctgctcccaggtaattctcaaaaaaaaaaaaaattaagaaactaacattcatatttttaaaacatttgaaatcATTAAGAACCAAACTGGGTactcattaattgaaaaaatgctaaataaattatggtatgtggatattaagaaatattattgtaccacaagaaatgagaaaagggacAGATTCAAAGCCCTTTGAAGACATATGAattaatacaaagtgaaatgaacacaattaggaaaaaaaattatacaagaaCTTACTGAACAAAGCAGTTATTTGAAAATCTGTCTGGGAAGATTTCATGGCCCCATCACTAACTATAACTTGAGAAAAAGAAGCTCCTCGAAGCCCCAGAGAAAATCTGGGGAGTTTGACACTTGTCTGACTTAATAAAAATGCTtgtcattgctttaaaaaaaaaagttgtcactGTTTCATCAGctcaaaaatagggaaaatagcAGCTTTGTCTGGAAGAGAGTTATCAGGACCAAAAAAATATCCAAACAGCAGAGAAATGACTTGGTCAAGCCATTACATATAATACAAATTTCCTCCAGAGATCTAGGACATTAAGGCCTTCCGTCCATAGTCATGGGTTTCCCTATCCATGTGCCTTGGTGTAAACTTGTTATTGCTGAGtcgtttcagttgtgtccaactctttgtgattcccatttgcagttttcttggcaaagatactaaggtggtttgctatttccttttctagcttattttacaggtgaggaaattaaggcaaacagggttacacAAGTATTCaagcctgaggctggattttagctcaggtctttctgacttcaggtccaactctgtatccactgtgccacctagctgcctcagaaaCTTGTTATATTTTGACTattcctttctttatcttctgCTGTTatgattatttctactttatcttctattctattatattctattCTAATAAACAAATTGTAAATATTCTTAATAATTACCATTTTATAAGTAtttaatataaatcaataatGTTATGGTAAGTGAATTTGTGTAAATGGGAAAGCACACTTCTGGGAGCTcagaagattaaataatttagaatAGTAAGAGCATATCCCCCAAAATCAAGGTTATCATTAGGACTCTGAGGGGAAATTGCAGCCACAAAGTTGTAATGTTGGCCATCTCTCCTCCACCTTCCCATTCCCAGAAAATATTCCAGACCTGCTAGTATAAGCTCAGGTCTGGAGGTACCTATCAATCCAGGaacagaaaaggagatacaagTGCCACATTAGGCACAACAGGCACAGGCTATACTGCCTGTGTGGCTAGCTGTGAGTGAACTACAAGTCTATCATACTCCCCATGGGAgcaattcaaaaatattattttctctctatgAGCCTCCTTATTCTACCCGCCCTGCTATCAGCAGAGGATCACACTTACTTTACTAAGAAGATACATAGTAACTTCCTCTTTTCCACAATTTAAACCTCAAAACtctcttgtgttatttttttattcccCCAATCTCTCCTCCTTTTATAACAGTTGACAAAACTGATTCCTTCTACTGATAATTtctcttattcttcctttctcccttctttatctattgttcagttgtgttctgctcttcctgatcccattccTTGGATGGCAAGATACTGGGAagggtttgacatttctttccctaataaatcaaggtaaacagagattaaatgacttgcccggaaTCACACAGCTCTTATAGTctgaggtgatatttgaactcagatcttcctgactccatacccaGAGGTATATCTACTGAGCAACTTTGCTGCCTTTCCTTTTCTGACCACCTCTCTCCAATGATCATGAGAAAATAGTCTCAGTTAGCAATGCATATGCTATTATCCTACTATATACTACATACTTTCCTATTCGTATAAAATTAAGGGCACCTTTGATGAGGTTAGAGAACGAGTATATGAAATTTCCAACTCTCCTCTGGTATCTATGAACATCTGTAAGTTTCCCTCAATCTTAAACCTAAACCAACCACTCAAATTATCATTCTATACCATTTTTTCCTACCATAGGTGCacttacagaaaaagaaaagggaaaaaaaaaagtcctacaatcattgtctctctatctcccacTCTTACCAAAATCTTACAGCTTGACTTCTGACAATGCCATTCAGCAGAAACTTCTCTCCTCAAGGTTATCAGTGTTCTCATAATTAAATCTAATAATTGAATTGAAGTCCTCTTTACTACTACAGCTTTAGATCCTGTTGACCAGACTCTCCCTCTGGTTACTCCCACTTCCTTGGGTTTTCATAACCCTGATTTCTCCAGTTTCTCCTTTTACCTGTCTGACCACtgcttctcagtttcttttgttgTATAATACGCATAGGTGATat
This genomic window contains:
- the LOC127543367 gene encoding tryptase beta-2-like, producing the protein MLCLLFLTLPLLGSSIPLIQDREQVGIVGGQEATKGMWLWQVSLRIFDGLYWMHFCGGSLIHPQWILTAAHCFGTIPREPSLFRIQLREQHLYYEDKLLPLSKIIIHPNYTFVNRGWDIALLKLKNPVELSSHIKLISLPNATETFPLDSECWVTGWGDLNSGVHLPPPYTLRQVKVPLLDTHYCDEEYHKGTRTSSDMKIIKDNFLCAGKTQVDSCQGDSGGPLVCKVGDSWKQAGVVSWGLGCGIAHRPGLYTRVSSFVGWINEHIFPCFPTSPINV